The window attctgatttcatgcaatttttatataatgttagtgaaaagttttgatGCGTTCATTTATAACGTTGAGTTGATTAAGGGAGACCATAAAAATTGGATACTGGGGCCAAATTGAAAGTTTGTGCTCTTAGTTTTACTAGACCCAAAACTTTTCCTTAGGGTCCAAAGACGTACAattaattttacaaattttgaaaatttgtcttttttttgccGGGTCCGAATTTTAAGGCTATTTATCAAAGTTCACTTTAAAAACCCGTTAGAGGTACGCCCACGCCAACTTAACGTTATAAATTAACACATCAAATCGCATGAAATCGGAATTTAAggtcaacaaattttttaccTCCACTGTAAATAAAGTGTAAAAACCTGAAATTTGTATATTATCCTCAAGTTGCTTAAACTGAATTTTCCTGTTCaagataaacattttttttatgacaACTTAATCAAACAATACAATCATTTGAATTCAGCCTTATTTATAAGCCATAAATTCGACCTCATGCTGCCACAATTTTCTTACAATTTCtaaagatacaaaaaaaaagatggaaCAACGAATCAATTGTTCAAGAATGCCAGGAcgatttaagtaatttttaataaatcattgatttaaatttgtttcGTATTGTTTGCTTAAAAAATACAAACGACCCTCTTAAATGATAAGCCTTTAGAATggtcaaaaaaatttttaactttatcttCCCAATATATTAACATTTTTGATTCcatttgtttaaattgaaaCGTTTTCCTTTAAAGCAAACTTGGAAGTTCATTTAAGTGTGGAAGACGTGCTAATTTGGatgattttgattttcagaGGACAAAGTTTCATATTTGTAAAAACCTAATCTTTATTTTAGTGTACAAGAGAGGTATAGaaataatttatgtttaaaatcttttaaaactACGGATGCAACAGATTAATTGAGCAGCAATTGGGCCACAATGTTGTTGCCATCATCGGTTGGATGCAAAGTGGACGGGTGCAGGCCGGAGCCGCTTTCCAGGAATTCTCGTAACTCATTCTCCAAGTCACCGCCTCCAGTGGGAGCAGAACCACCAGCTCCACTGCCACCAGCAACATGAGCATCTATATCTAACGACTGTGGCAGGGCCACAGGCTGTTGCAGTAATTCAGGCAATTGTATGGTAGCTGCAGCATTAGAGGGTGTGAGAGGAGGCAAACCAGCTATAAAGAGAGAAAAGAGCTTCTAGAGATCATTCAGAAAAGGAAGCGAACCACATTAACTTACCATAAGACATTCCCATGGCCTTGCGCAACGAATAGGGATCTGCAATGGCTGAAGGGGGAAGCTTCTTGGCCATTTCACTCAATTGCTGTTGGACTTGTTGGGCCACTAGAGTTTCCTCCGGCCCGGGCTGAGGTATCAAACCCAAGTGACTAGGCAACGGCTGCGACAGCCTCTCCTGCTGTGAAAGTCTCAATTTTTCAATCAGGGTGAGATTATTACTCAAATGCTCTTGCATGCGTCGAGATAATTCAAATTGCTTCATATCGGTTTCCATTTGATTGAGAAAACTCATGTCAATGCCCAAATCATCGTGGAGTGAGTGCAAGCGCTTAAAATCGAATCGGACattcttatatttttcatactcCAATTCAATATCATTGGCAGATTGCTCGGGAACACGCGACTGGAAACATTTGTCCATTTCTCGCTGCTCGTGGTTTTGCAATTGCATATTGTAAAGTTCATCAAGTGATTTACTATGCTCCCCATTTGTCAAAATGTCTAAAAGACCATTGGCTATGTGGGTGCCATAGCTGGAATCCTTGGTGAACTGGAGAATACTTTCAGCGTACTCGGCACTTGAGGCATCTCCGTATGTCTGCAAAACCAGCTGGGTTTCTTCTTTGCTCAGAGTGGAGAACCGAGAGTCAAATGTTGGAGCAAAACTGGCAAAGGTTCCGTAATTGAGAGGTTTCACTGTCTTCACTATGTTCCTGGGATCTGATTGCCTTTGCTGGAGTTGGGTGCTGCCAGTTTGCAGCTTACCCACCAAATCTCCAATGGTCACAACTCTTTCGGGTCCTTCGTTAGGTTCGCTTATGAGGAGATTTAAGGTGGTGCTGCCATCTTTATGTTGACGCAGAAAACCCATTTTATGGGCACTCTTCTTTTGGGCCTTTAGTCGCTGTTTAGCCTTGAGGGCGGCAGTTTGTACTTGACTCAAGATCTCTTCGCCAGTCAAATCGTCTACGTACGGTTCGAAATGCGTCTTTGGCGCATTCTCCAGTCGCAGGAGACGCTTGCGTTCCTCCTCTTCCAGTTGGGCAGGTGTGGGAGGGGCTCCTACCATTTCGTCATCATCGTCCTCGTTATTCGAATCATTGGGCTGATGGTGATGATCATAGTTAAGTAAATCATGCGCCGACGCTGCCATTTCGAAGCCCAATTCCTTGGCTGTCAGTTCCCGCATGTAACCAGAGAGGGGTTTAAGACTTCGCATTAGATTTTCTGGTTGCAAGTACTTGATACCCAGTTGAAGCAATCGTTTTGCTGCCTTATGGTACACTGTGTCCACATGATTGTATCGAATGGCATTCTCGCACATGCGACGGAAATCATCCGTGAACTCGTTTAAGGCAGAGTAATCGTGATCATCGATCTTTTGCCGCATAGTCGAGAAATCCATGGGCTTGGTTATGATCGACGAATAGCCGGGAGCAATGTCATCGGTCACGGGCCAGGCAAAGAACTGGTGGGGATCACGTTTCTCTAGGAAGCGCAGCAAGTGATCCagtaatttgtttaaaggCGATTTCTGTTGCTTCAGTTTCAAGACACAAGAGCGTGGCTCTCGTCCAGACTCACTGCCTGCCTGGCTTTGTGGGGTTTTAGGTGTGTGCCCGCCACCTGCACCACTCAATCCGCCGGTTCCTCCCACTCCAGGTGAAGGTATAATGAGTTCAGGCAATGGTTTGGTGGGTGAAGCTGCCAGCGTTGAAATGGTTGTGTTTGTGGTGGTCGATGGCGAGGCCAAGGGAGAATCGTCCAATTTACATGCTTTTATGGGTTTGCTGACTGGACAACTGGATGGAGAATTATCCGTGGTTATTCCCGCATAATAGAGAATATTTTGTGATTGCTCCTCATCCATGAAACTGAAACCATCTTGACTAGAGTCATTCTCATCGTTTGCAACGGTCGACACTTCATTTTTCACATGCACACTCTCGTCCATCTCGTCGTCCTCCATTTCATTGTCATCTTGTCTATGCTTCTCCTTCTCCCTTTCTCTTTCTCGGCTCTTGTGGCGTTTTTCCTTATGATGATGTTTATGATGCTTCTTCTCAcgttccttttcttttttcttcttcttcttcttggaCTTCTTGTGGCGATGATGACTGCTCCCAGCTCCAGGTGCCGCTGCTCCCGCTCCACTTTCtccttgcatttgcatttcatCCTCCGGCTCCGGCGACATCATGGCCTCTGCCGCTGTGGGGGGTGACTGTGCCGCCGCATTGTATTCCGGTGTGGCATTGGAGCCCACTTTTAGGATGAGCTTCAGTCCTCGTTGCAGTTGTTTAGGATCCTGATGCTGGCTATACTCTACAAACAAAATAGGCggcatttttttgttagaaCGGGACAGTCCAATTTTTTTCGATTGAAATCATTTTACCTTCGTACTTCTCACGCCGTTCCGACTTGTTCTTCTTATGCTTCTTAGAAGACCCCATAGCGTAAGCCTAATTGCAATAAGCAACTCacaataaacaacaaacgTTTGCTTGGTTATTATTATGTTATAAATGGAAATGTTTTTTCAGACGATGCAGCTCAGCTTTTGTGAATTTCTATCGATAGACGACTCTCTTTTATCGATTGTGGCAACTCTGAAATAGTGATGCCATCGCCGAACAACTGAGTCGCACAAATTCGATAATTTCGAACTGTCCAAGTCCTAAGGTTGAGCTAAAAGTGCTAAGGGCTGAGTAAAAAGTGCTGAGCCGGAAGTGTTAAGGTGAGCCGCGAGTCCGAAGGTCTGAGCCGGAAGTCCTAGGGGCTGAGTCATTTTGGCTGGGAGTGCAGTCGgagtaaaattttaaaacattgaaattgactatttttaaatattgcgATACATGTCCTCAAACActaaacaatgaaaaaaaaagagttttctttttaattaaagaatAAAATTCTTAGTTGGAATTACAAAAAGTGCAGACAATGTTcatacatttgtataaagTAATGGGTCCAACTCATTGTCAGAGCATGTAATGACAACAGAgctagatttaaacaaaacttttgaatgagaaaactataaatattttacagtATAGTGCAATATCGGAAACAAAACATTacccaatattaaatttcacataAAAAGGGAAACAGTAGAATTTTTAATGActatttttcttcttatttccTTTACGTCGTTAAATCGTTTTACTTCATAAGACAAACGCACTACATTGTCCTCGCCCACAGCTATGTGGAGCGTGTGTATCTGGGACAGTTTAATTTCTATCCTTATCGATGTAGGCTACAAGCAGGCGTAGTGGAGTTTCTAACATTAAAGGATCGTTCATGCCAGCATCTCGGCATTCTTGAAATTTTTCTCAGATTGTATTCGCATGAGTCCAGAGCCATTGCAGTGGAGAAAGATGTCGATTGACCTAACAACAGATGAAACGAAATGTCGTACAAAAAGTTTAATATTCTTAAAATGATAAAGCAAATTCATTTCCTTACAATCACTGTGTCACTGCCACAGACAATAGAGAAAATACTATATTTGAGGTAAGGAGAAGTCAAatcagtgttttttttttatagtagCTAAGTTTTAAGTAATCAGCTGCGTCCCACTTGCCGATCAACTCCGTTCATGTTGGCGTTCCTTATTTCACCATTTTATTTGCCTTCGAGCGCTGATGATGATCATTATCAATTTATGGCCACTTGTTGGGGTTTCCCTCATATTGCCTCATTAAATATCAATACTACGcctagttgttgttgctttgtttTTAATGTTAAGCTGTTTAGAGCAGGAACGCTTAATCActttaaactattttaaaaaattattacatttacaattattaacattttgtttatgaaagatatatatttatatatatatataactaatAAATATAATCATAACACCAACTACTTTTAGCGACGAAgatatggccattacaattttggattctttagcgaagtcttcTGAtgacaaatacaacaaaaaactatttagaGGGGTAATCTTTCAATTTCCTTTTAAGGATATGCAAAAAtgtgtaacgatccttttcgtccttcgggatatttacaattatctcttgggctaggttcggcacaacaaaatttattttgtgccccggtgaaattagaacaggtttgtttattgatttgtcttggtggtatgtttatttacgattgtttatgggcttggttggatatgacaagtTTCCTTTAGAGGAGTCCCGACCTCTTTCCTGGTGTTTCGGTAACAGGATATATCCTTGTACCTTCCAATATGCTGGGAATTGTCCTGGAGCAGTTTGACCTTACTCGATTCTTGCATAAACACGGTGTCTTAGtcctattccaaggacttgctggttacaggataatttgagaggttactcgtaaggccgtctcaaattattctgacttttcttgatcctttcacttgtttgtttcactagtctgagcttttaaggttactcgtaaggccttaaaaactcCCTTGATTGATCATGACTTGTAGACTTGAGTCAATTAGTTCCacgtctaaactaagactgccttctaaactaagactgccgGCTCTGTCGAGCGTGGTCCCTTAAATATATCCCGAGATGCCCATAGGGCGCTGGCTGCGGCGTCGTGCTGttggcagcggcgttgggaccgtgtcagaagtgggtcgcctcttccggcgaattctgcttaccggcaATATTCGAAGAATGGCTATGCTAAAAAGTGCTATGGGTCGCGATGCACGCGTGCTGttggcagcggcgttgggaccgtgtcagaagtgggtcgcctcttccggcgaattctgcttaccggcaATATTCGAAGAATGGCTATGCTAAAAAGTGCTATGGGTCGCGATGCACGCGTGCTGTGTGCACTCGTTTAATTTCCCCTGCAATGCACTTTCATACGTATGTCGTATCTATCAGATAGAGGGCCTCCCCCATCgttcatccctcccccttcggttcGTATATTCCCCTAGGCAATCCACAAGCCATTATCGTTTCATATAATGCATGCATGCcccccacgcatcttcccgcttgtacgaaattgccAGCGGTCGCATGTGGTTCGATCGAAATCATGGGATCGAGCCATGTTGGACTTGGTTGCCcatcgcatgtgtgtgtatatcggTTTCTTGCATTatgcttcccacgcatcttcccgcttgtacgaaatcaccggcggttgcgtgtggttcgaCTGGCCACGTTTGATCGTATGCTACTTATACTGAATCGGTTCGATCCATCAGCAGCGGGTTCGGTCGTATATCGTACgtttggtttgtgtctcggctgtatcttgtatctggtgcATCCTTTGCACCGCTTGattgtgttgttgctggcttgttgtgtgggatattatagttaattataatgttcctcacaaaTGTTTGGCAATGTTGAACACAGAAGTCGTATTTTTAGGTTTTATTTTGAGcgaaaaaaacatttttaaatgcttaaatttaatgatgtttcttgaattaaataaaaaatattttgtaaaatcttGTCAATCATCATCTTTAATCTCTTTTTTTGAATACAGAAATAAGGATTATGATGAAATCCATTAAATCCAAGTaaattttttcattaaaacattattaaacttaaagtGTACGTAAAAATGCTTAAGGAACATAATAGAACTCTAATTTTACTCAGAAAAgtaattattgaaattttcatCTACTTTAGGACTGCTCTCTTCGAGAAATCAAGGACACTGGGCCTCCAAACTCTGTATTTGGATAGGCAAAttcaaacaaataataaaaaccagagggccggggctaactttgaccgcgtcaaagtttgtatacccttgcaagttttttgtgtaaaaggtctaatgtttgcgaaagaacggcttaggaaataacgaacatattgatcaaagtcactgttcaccaccgattgttcctatgggagctatatgatatagtcgcccgatcttaattaaatttggcacagtcattaatagttatgctaaactgagaaatataaatttttaggacaattgcttcaaaagtaacgaagtaattgacaaaagtcactgttttcgaaagatcgttcctatgggagctatatgatatagtcacccgatcttgatcaaatttggcatagtcgtttatatgtgtaattaactcaccaatattaaatttcacgacaatagctcaaaaaataacgaagttattaagaaaagtcactgttcgtgactttggcgtttgtatgggagctatatgatatagtgatccgatccggctgaatccgagatatacaacgcctgcagtatatacaagcctacatgcaaaatttcagctctgtagctcttagggtctaggaggagtttgcgttgatccagacggacggacggacggacggacggacggacggacggacggacggacggacatggctatttgaactcgtctcgtcgtgctgatcaagaatatatatactttatatggtcggagatgcttccttctatgcgttgcacacttctgaccaaaattaatataccctttttgcaagggtataataacaacaaatgaCAAAATTGCGGAATTATTTGTAGGCCTTCTTAAGCAACTAAGTAAAAAAAACTAGTAAATAGAATCCAAAATTGCTGAATGTAAGGACCATTCTTCGTCAATTGTACTTTTTTCTTCGAAATCGGTTCAGAATTAGGTGCTGTATCTTTGCCGTCAAAAAACGCATTAAAAGTTTGAATCACAAAATttcatacttacatatatccTAAAGTGTTTTGagttaaagaaaaaacttttagGACGATTTCCTAAATACTTAAAGGCATAATTTGagataaaaccagagggccggggctagcttcgaccgcgtcaaagcttgtatacccttgcaattttttgtaaCACTTTTCCTACCTAAAAATTCGAATTTTTGGCCTCCAATTTTAGCACAGGAAACGAAGTTTTTGAACAAAGTCACAgtttaccaccgattgttcctacgggagctatatgatatgaCTATATAATGGGCCAACAAtgacgatattgatcaaatttagcataGTCATTAATTTTCACGACAATttcttcaaaagtaacgaagttattgacaagtCACTGATTTTGAActatcgttcctatgggagctataagATATAAGCGAGCGatctcgatcaaatttggcacaatccTTTATGggataaattaaatttcacaatAGCACAGagaataacgaagttattgagaaaagttaCTGTTCCTGAGCAAAGTCAAGGGCCGGCAAaggccgtttgtatgggagctatatgatatagtggtccgatccggctgaatccgagatatacaacccctgcagtatatatgtaaaagCCTACATTCAAAATTACTTTGTAGTTCTTACAGTCTAtggcggacatggctatacgTCTCGGCCTGCTGATCAAGGATATGTATTCTTTGTATGGTCGGCGACGCTTTCTTCTTTCCGTGGCACACCtctgaccaaaatgaatataccctttGTGCAAgggaataaaaatcaaaatatcaaGAAGATCCCccaataacaaaatatttttctactttaatGCTTTGATAAACATAACAATGCAAAATCTAGATAGAGGGCTTTGTTGAGAAGGCTGCACCGCAGCTTTCAGAATGAGGCACTTGTTTGCATTAATACCTAATAACAACTTAAGATTTAGATAAGGCTTCTATCCGCTTCCAGCGAAATTGTTGTTCTGTTTACCAAAAATTTGCATGAGGAAGCTAAAAAAGCCCataatataaatcaaaatctTTTTGGCTATAGAAGTTTAGAAAAGCCAAGATTCTGTTATTGAATCAGTTGACAATAATAAACCGGATCTTCTGCTTTTGCTAAAAAATCTGTTTTTAAAGACCTTggaaaattgtataaaaaggCCAATGGAGTTTTGTTAATCGCATTGTCTTTAATCATGTTCGTCAAGCCATTGCAAAAAGCATCAAGCCTCTCTCTTAGCCAGAACCCAACTCATTCGCAGTACGAGATCACAGATCATGGCTATGGAAAAGATGCAGTTAAGGTTCTTCATGTCAGTCGGAAAGGACCAGTGCACACGATTCACGAATTCGAGGTGGGCACACATCTGAAATTGTACAGCAAAAAGGACTACTACCAGGGCAACAACTCCGATGTGGTGGCCACCGATTCGCAGAAGAACACTGTCTACTTGCTGGCCAAGAAGCACGGCATCGAGAGTCCAGAAATGTTTGCCCTACTTTTGGCCAAACATTTCCTCAACAAGTACTCGCATGTGGAGGAGGCCCATGTGCACGTGGAAGCCTATCCCTGGCAACGTGTGTGCCAGGAGGAGACCAAGACCATGTGGAATGGAAAGGGTGCATGCAACGGCGATCCCAAGCTGGGTAACTGCAACTTCAGTTCCATCGATGACCGCCAACTACACAACCATGCGTTCATTTTCACCCCAACGGCTCAGCACTACAGTGATGTGGTCATGCGAAGGAATGGTGAGTCCCTAGAGAAAAAACCAAAGTCATCTTCATCTCGCTAATCCTCTCCTTCGTTTAGATCCCAAACAAACCGTCATCAGTGGGATCAAAGGCCTCCGTGTACTGAAGACCACCCAGTCGTCGTTTGTTAACTTTGTCAACGACGAGTTTCGTTCGCTTCCCGATCAATATGATCGCATCTTCAGCACCGTGGTGGACTGCTCCTGGGAGTACTCCGATACCGAGTCGGTAAACTTTTCGCGGGCTTGGCAAACAGTTAACAACATCATCTTGAAGAACTTTGCCGGTGATCCCAACATTGGTGTCTCCTCCCCTTCGGTCCAACACACTTTGTATCTCAGCGAAAAGGAAGTGCTGGATGTCTTGCCCCAAGTTTCCGTCATATCGATGACAATGCCGAATAAGCATTACTTTAACTTTGATACAAAACACTTTCAGAAAATCGTTCCAGGCGACAATAATGAGGTGTTCATACCTGTGGATAAGCCACATGGTACCATCTATGCACAATTGGCTCGAAAGGATTTAAGGAGTCGTCTATAAGTTTTAATGTAATTAACaatgataaaaaataaagtaaatagaAAAGTATATGcatttgtatataaaatgaCAATTTATTTGCGTATTTTCATTCACATCAAAGTTGGCCTAAACGAAAGCAAAAAGTTTTAGGAAAAATGTGGCTAGgcatttaatataaaattctaAATTCAAAAGACActacaaattttgtttttaattttttttttggtatttttttttgcattcttCTTCGAAATTCTAAATTTTGAGTGAAATTCAAGATGACCCAGCGATTGTCCTTGAATCACATCCTGAAAAACCAATTGAGAGACACTCTGCACGAGCGTGACAACAACAGACAAAATCGCAAACTGGCAACGGCCACCAAGCAGGAAAAGGCAGTGCTGAGGTTTGCAGCGTCTCGATGCAATCCGACTGCCCACTATTTTGGAGATGTGAGGAAGCTCTGCGATCGCGTGGTGGCCAATGTTCACTCGACAGTAAAGGGTAAGTTGATCAGGGACTGAAATGGACACCAACTGACCTTTTTTGCAGCCACTCCACCACCTCGAAAGTCTGTGCCATCCATACCAGCACCCATAGCACAGATTCCCAGTGCTGGAGCTGGATCAGTTGGCAAGCAGCGCAGTAAATCCGCTCAAGGGCGTATAAAGGGTGGCGGTTCCGGCTCCCGTAGTGGCGGTGCTGGCGGCGTATTGCCCATTTCAGCCATCAAGGCCAGTCTCGACCAAAAAGCGCAACGCTTATTGAAGCGAGGCCTGAACAATTGTGGCAGCTGCAAGAACTTTGTGGACACACGACGGATACGTGAGGTGTTGCAGCAGAAGTCTATGCTGGAGAATATGCTGTTGCAGCACAAGAGATTACAGCACGACAGGCAGACCATTGCCTTGGACATAAAACGCATGCGCATGGATCTGGATCGGATACGCAACAAACTGGACACATCCCTGCAGAGTCTCAATTCCACCCGCACTTTGTTTAGTGCCACCAACAGCACCATCTCAAGGAAGAGCAGCTCCATTGCCAAACCCAAGCAACTTAAGCGGGCTCCGCGTCCCTCTACACATAAGATGTCCAACTCGGCGGCGACCCGTCGCCATACAATGGCGCCTAGTAAGTCGCATGCGAGTCATCCAGTGCTACGTTCTGGGGCAGTCACTCTGAAACGGCAGCTTGCCATCGCTCCACCCAAAACCAGGCGCGGTCGCTGGTGAACCATCTCGATATTTAAATAAAGGCATTTTCGAAATACTTTTTCtagcataaaaataaaagttgaaaGACTTATTTGTTTACGTTTAAGATaatattttaatcaaaacttttattttagagTTTACTTTTGAGATCCTTTCGAGCCAATTGTGCATAGATGGTACCATGTGGCTTATCCACAGGTATGAACACCTCATTATTGTCGCCTGGAACGATTTTCTGAAAGTGTTTTGTATCAAAGTTAAAGTAATGCTTATTCGGCATTGTCATCGATATGACGGAAACTTGGGGCAAGACATCCAGCACTTCCTTTTCGCTGAGATACAAAGTGTGTTGGACCGAAGGGGAGGAGACACCAATGTTGGGATCGCCGGCAAAGTTCTTCAAGATGATGTTCTTAACTGTTTGCCAAGCCCGCGAAAAGTTTACCGACTCGGTATCGGAGTACTCCCAGGAGCAGTCCACCACGGTGCTGAAGATGCGATCATATTGATCGGGAAGCGAACGAAACTCGTCGTTGACAAAGTTAACAAACGACGACTGGGTGGTCTTCAGTACACGGAGGCCTTTGATCCCACTGATGACGGTTTGTTTGGGATCTAAACGAAGGAGAGGATTAGCGAGATGAAGATGACTTTGGTTTTTTCTCTAGGGACTCACCATTCCTTCGCATGACCACATCACTGTAGTGCTGAGCCGTTGGGGTGAAAATGAACGCATGGTTGTGTAGTTGGCGGTCATCGATGGAACTGAAGTTGCAGTTACCCAGCTTGGGATCGCCGTTGCATGCACCCTTTCCATTCCACATGGTCTTGGTCTCCTCCTGGCACACACGTTGCCAGGGATAGGCTTCCACGTGCACATGAGCCTCCTCCACATGCGAGTACTTGTTGAGGAAATGTTTGGCCAAAAGCAGGGCAAACATTTCTGGACTCTCAATGCCATGCTTCTTGGCCAGCAAGTAGACAGTGTTCTTCTGCGAATCGGTGGCCACCACATCGGAGTTGTTGCCCTGGTAGTAGTCCTTTTTGCTGTACAATTTCAGATGTGTGCCCACCTCGAATTCGTGAATCGTGTGCACTGGTCCTTTCCGACTGACATGTAGAACCTTAACTGCATCTTTTCCATAGCCATGATCTGTGATCTCGTACTGGTAGGGTGTATCCTGTTGATGATTCTGGAGCTTGTCTGTACTTCCACTTGCTTGTGGCTGTCTAAGAGGTGTGGCGAACATCGCTGAGTTTTAactaatttcaaaatattgtaaaacgttttgcttttatatCCCAAAATGCAGATAATGCAAGAGATAATGCTTTTCAAACAACAATTCTTCAGAATTTGCTGAGAGCTGATGAAGCCCACGATGATTCAAGATCTCGCGCCCGAATTACGTATCTTGTTGACACTTTTTGATAATCTCAGAAAAAC is drawn from Drosophila willistoni isolate 14030-0811.24 chromosome 2R unlocalized genomic scaffold, UCI_dwil_1.1 Seg167, whole genome shotgun sequence and contains these coding sequences:
- the LOC6644050 gene encoding bromodomain-containing protein 7, whose amino-acid sequence is MGSSKKHKKNKSERREKYEEYSQHQDPKQLQRGLKLILKVGSNATPEYNAAAQSPPTAAEAMMSPEPEDEMQMQGESGAGAAAPGAGSSHHRHKKSKKKKKKKEKEREKKHHKHHHKEKRHKSREREREKEKHRQDDNEMEDDEMDESVHVKNEVSTVANDENDSSQDGFSFMDEEQSQNILYYAGITTDNSPSSCPVSKPIKACKLDDSPLASPSTTTNTTISTLAASPTKPLPELIIPSPGVGGTGGLSGAGGGHTPKTPQSQAGSESGREPRSCVLKLKQQKSPLNKLLDHLLRFLEKRDPHQFFAWPVTDDIAPGYSSIITKPMDFSTMRQKIDDHDYSALNEFTDDFRRMCENAIRYNHVDTVYHKAAKRLLQLGIKYLQPENLMRSLKPLSGYMRELTAKELGFEMAASAHDLLNYDHHHQPNDSNNEDDDDEMVGAPPTPAQLEEEERKRLLRLENAPKTHFEPYVDDLTGEEILSQVQTAALKAKQRLKAQKKSAHKMGFLRQHKDGSTTLNLLISEPNEGPERVVTIGDLVGKLQTGSTQLQQRQSDPRNIVKTVKPLNYGTFASFAPTFDSRFSTLSKEETQLVLQTYGDASSAEYAESILQFTKDSSYGTHIANGLLDILTNGEHSKSLDELYNMQLQNHEQREMDKCFQSRVPEQSANDIELEYEKYKNVRFDFKRLHSLHDDLGIDMSFLNQMETDMKQFELSRRMQEHLSNNLTLIEKLRLSQQERLSQPLPSHLGLIPQPGPEETLVAQQVQQQLSEMAKKLPPSAIADPYSLRKAMGMSYAGLPPLTPSNAAATIQLPELLQQPVALPQSLDIDAHVAGGSGAGGSAPTGGGDLENELREFLESGSGLHPSTLHPTDDGNNIVAQLLLN
- the LOC6644051 gene encoding uricase, producing MFVKPLQKASSLSLSQNPTHSQYEITDHGYGKDAVKVLHVSRKGPVHTIHEFEVGTHLKLYSKKDYYQGNNSDVVATDSQKNTVYLLAKKHGIESPEMFALLLAKHFLNKYSHVEEAHVHVEAYPWQRVCQEETKTMWNGKGACNGDPKLGNCNFSSIDDRQLHNHAFIFTPTAQHYSDVVMRRNDPKQTVISGIKGLRVLKTTQSSFVNFVNDEFRSLPDQYDRIFSTVVDCSWEYSDTESVNFSRAWQTVNNIILKNFAGDPNIGVSSPSVQHTLYLSEKEVLDVLPQVSVISMTMPNKHYFNFDTKHFQKIVPGDNNEVFIPVDKPHGTIYAQLARKDLRSRL
- the LOC6644052 gene encoding uncharacterized protein LOC6644052, which encodes MTQRLSLNHILKNQLRDTLHERDNNRQNRKLATATKQEKAVLRFAASRCNPTAHYFGDVRKLCDRVVANVHSTVKATPPPRKSVPSIPAPIAQIPSAGAGSVGKQRSKSAQGRIKGGGSGSRSGGAGGVLPISAIKASLDQKAQRLLKRGLNNCGSCKNFVDTRRIREVLQQKSMLENMLLQHKRLQHDRQTIALDIKRMRMDLDRIRNKLDTSLQSLNSTRTLFSATNSTISRKSSSIAKPKQLKRAPRPSTHKMSNSAATRRHTMAPSKSHASHPVLRSGAVTLKRQLAIAPPKTRRGRW
- the LOC6644053 gene encoding uricase yields the protein MFATPLRQPQASGSTDKLQNHQQDTPYQYEITDHGYGKDAVKVLHVSRKGPVHTIHEFEVGTHLKLYSKKDYYQGNNSDVVATDSQKNTVYLLAKKHGIESPEMFALLLAKHFLNKYSHVEEAHVHVEAYPWQRVCQEETKTMWNGKGACNGDPKLGNCNFSSIDDRQLHNHAFIFTPTAQHYSDVVMRRNDPKQTVISGIKGLRVLKTTQSSFVNFVNDEFRSLPDQYDRIFSTVVDCSWEYSDTESVNFSRAWQTVKNIILKNFAGDPNIGVSSPSVQHTLYLSEKEVLDVLPQVSVISMTMPNKHYFNFDTKHFQKIVPGDNNEVFIPVDKPHGTIYAQLARKDLKSKL